In Thermospira aquatica, the following proteins share a genomic window:
- a CDS encoding helix-turn-helix domain-containing protein — protein sequence MREVITMTLKAQKRAKILEMVKNKKIKQKDAAIILGICRRQLIRIFKEYLSKGDEALNHKLIGKPGNHRISSDIKEKIMQIVRNNYKGFKPTFIAEKLYEEHHIKIGASTLRLWMMETGLWKKIRKLRNTVPEGREKSILEKDSNGRQHSRLVWDRQRSLSDEYGG from the coding sequence ATGAGAGAGGTGATAACGATGACACTTAAAGCACAGAAGAGGGCAAAAATACTGGAGATGGTAAAGAACAAGAAAATCAAGCAGAAAGATGCTGCAATAATACTGGGGATTTGCAGAAGGCAACTTATTCGAATTTTTAAAGAATATTTATCAAAGGGTGATGAAGCCCTCAATCACAAATTAATAGGCAAACCGGGGAATCACAGAATTAGCAGTGATATCAAAGAGAAAATTATGCAGATAGTACGGAATAATTATAAAGGTTTTAAGCCGACATTTATAGCTGAAAAGCTTTATGAGGAACATCATATAAAAATAGGAGCATCAACGCTTCGTTTATGGATGATGGAAACAGGATTGTGGAAGAAAATAAGAAAACTGCGAAACACCGTACCAGAAGGCCGAGAAAAGAGCATTTTGGAGAAAGATTCAAATGGACGGCAGCATTCACGACTGGTTTGGGACAGGCAAAGAAGTCTGTCTGATGAATATGGTGGATGA